Below is a window of Thermocrinis jamiesonii DNA.
GAAGGGGCAAGATAATGGGTATGGAAAACAAAGGTGTCATAACAGTGGTTAAAGCCTATGTGCCACTTGCGGAAATGTTTGGATACGCCACCACACTGAGGAGCTTGACACAGGGAAGAGGAACGTTTATAATGAAATTTTCTCATTACGAAGAAGTGCCACAGCATGTGGCAGAACAAATAATTGGAGAAAGAACAGGAGCTCTTAAATCATAGATTAAGGAGGTAGAGAATATGGCAAAGGAGAAGTTTGTAAGAGATAAGGAGCACGTCAACGTAGGAACCATAGGACACGTAGACCACGGCAAATCTACCCTTACCTCT
It encodes the following:
- a CDS encoding GTP-binding protein encodes the protein MAKEKFVRDKEHVNVGTIGHVDHGKSTLTS